Proteins from one Camelina sativa cultivar DH55 chromosome 8, Cs, whole genome shotgun sequence genomic window:
- the LOC104707194 gene encoding pumilio homolog 11-like, giving the protein MDFGFFPSDLRQRGSYSDLGFGGFPLPSSVSNGFHFSGDRTAPSPITNPFLNLNTMASMAADTDLGLCQTLGKLSISDERSSFLTPVLNQSGFHGSRSSFHGCSKLDLGPEDLVQSFHHGEASSMRGYGDLHRLDQDLMRARRGGFVQSFHGESSMSRRYVGVDDDHKLRLLGLQEAHNPNPSFNHPRGFTENDMSLRNRDYMFEHFNQQIRRDVSLIPQKSRLAFQENDVLDPLMCSGNRTVPPFSAMGGSRELEGMKNNTSFEEELLDLPLTLASMVDIYGSVYLMAKDQLGCRFLQKLIEERRFLDVMIIFEEVINHVTELGMDQFGNYFVQKLLQVCDEEQRTQILIRLTSKPGLLVKISINNYGTRVVQKLIETVSTKEQISMLKSALKPGFLSLVREINGNHVILSCLRFLEPNDKKFILEAATKFCTEIATHRHGCCVLQRCISYSVGEQHEKLVGEISRNALRLAQDPYGNYVVQYIIEKNVGGVNVMFELRGNYVRLATQKFGSHVVEKCLRYYPDSRSQIVHELVSVPNFAHLVQDPYANYVIQAALFKSKGFVRASLVEKLRRCENLKMSPYCKRIFSKNLWKK; this is encoded by the exons AtggattttgggttttttccTAGTGATTTGAGACAGCGAGGTTCGTATTCTGATCTGGGTTTTGGTGGGTTTCCTCTACCGTCTTCTGTTTCCAATGGGTTTCACTTTTCCGGCGACCGTACAGCTCCTTCTCCGATCACAAATCCTTTTCTAAACCTGAACACTATGGCTTCAATGGCGGCGGATACTGATCTGGGTTTGTGTCAAACCCTCGGTAAGCTTAGTATCTCCGATGAAAGGAGCAGTTTTTTAACTCCGGTGTTGAACCAATCCGGTTTTCACGGTTCGAGAAGCAGCTTCCATGGGTGTTCTAAGCTTGACCTGGGTCCTGAGGATTTAGTACAGAGCTTTCATCATGGTGAAGCTTCTTCTATGCGTGGTTATGGTGATTTACACAGGCTGGACCAAGATCTGATGAGAGCTCGTCGTGGAGGTTTTGTGCAGAGCTTTCATGGCGAATCTTCTATGAGTCGTCGTTATGTTGGTGTTGATGATGATCACAAACTCAGATTGCTTGGTTTACAAGAAGCTCATAACCCTAACCCTAGCTTTAACCATCCGAGAGGGTTTACAGAGAACGACATGTCTCTTCGTAACAGAGACTACATGTTTGAGCATTTCAATCAACAAATCCGACGAGACGTTTCTCTGATTCCACAAAAGTCTCGACTAGCTTTTCAAGAAAACGATGTGTTGGACCCATTGATGTGCAGTGGAAACAGGACTGTTCCACCATTTTCAGCCATGGGAGGCTCTAGGGAGCTTGAAGGTATGAAGAACAACACGTCTTTCGAGGAAGAATTACTGGATCTGCCACTAACCCTTGCTTCCATGGTTGATATCTACGGCTCTGTGTACTTAATGGCAAAGGATCAATTGGGTTGTCGATTCTTACAGAAGCTAATCGAAGAAAGAAGATTTCTTGATGTAATGATTATATTCGAGGAAGTGATTAATCATGTCACTGAGCTTGGGATGGATCAGTTTGGTAATTATTTCGTTCAGAAGCTTCTTCAAGTCTGTGATGAAGAACAAAGAACTCAAATCCTCATTAGGTTGACTTCAAAACCTGGACTTCTTGTCAAGATCTCCATCAACAATTATGG GACACGGGTGGTGCAGAAGCTGATTGAGACGGTGAGTACAAAGGAGCAAATCAGTATGCTTAAGTCAGCTCTTAAACCGGGATTTCTCTCTCTGGTTAGAGAAATAAATGGAAACCATGTGATATTAAGTTGCCTGAGGTTCCTTGAGCCTAATGATAAAAAG TTCATTTTAGAGGCTGCTACCAAGTTCTGCACAGAGATTGCGACTCATCGCCATGGATGCTGTGTGCTTCAACGCTGCATTTCATACTCGGTTGGGGAGCAACATGAGAAGCTCGTTGGTGAAATATCCAGAAACGCTCTTCGCCTTGCTCAAGACCCTTACGG GAACTATGTGGTGCAATACATAATAGAGAAGAACGTTGGAGGAGTGAATGTAATGTTCGAGTTGAGGGGGAATTACGTGAGATTAGCTACACAGAAGTTTGGTAGCCATGTGGTGGAGAAATGCCTCAGGTATTATCCAGATAGCAGATCTCAGATCGTGCATGAACTCGTCTCTGTTCCAAACTTCGCCCATCTTGTACAAGACCCTTATGCTAATTACGTTATCCAGGCAGCTCTATTCAAAAGCAAG GGCTTTGTTCGAGCGAGCTTGGTGGAGAAGTTACGAAGATGTGAAAACCTTAAGATGAGTCCATATTGCAAGAGGATATTCTCCAAGAACCTCTGGAAGAAGTGA
- the LOC109125862 gene encoding uncharacterized protein LOC109125862, whose translation MAFPHRSLGTRSDKEKNPRVGQTRSGLRALTRKMLFSMWVCHLDRLPTRSRLVSWGMQVSPLCVICSREVETQYHLFLSCPFSRAIWDRVFVRLKLPPRLFQTWDDLILWMSTPNRTSLPILRKLVAQATVYAIWKQRNNMLHNSQVISSHEIFKQDEREIINSITARKQRKKFRTLMSLWIM comes from the coding sequence ATGGCTTTTCCTCATCGATCACTTGGCACTCGATCAGACAAAGAGAAGAATCCAAGAGTTGGGCAAACTCGATCTGGTTTAAGGGCTCTAACCCGAAAAATGCTTTTTTCTATGTGGGTTTGCCATCTCGACAGGCTCCCCACGAGATCAAGGTTAGTTTCATGGGGAATGCAGGTTTCTCCTCTATGTGTTATATGCTCCAGAGAAGTTGAAACACAGTACCACTTATTTTTATCATGTCCATTTAGTCGAGCTATATGGGACAGGGTGTTTGTGAGGCTCAAGCTCCCCCCTCGCCTGTTTCAAACCTGGGATGATCTTATTCTCTGGATGTCAACCCCAAATAGAACTTCGCTACCAATTCTGAGGAAGCTTGTGGCACAGGCAACGGTTTATGCGATCTGGAAACAGAGGAACAATATGCTCCACAATTCTCAGGTGATATCCTCGCATGAAATTTTCAAGCAGGATGAACGAGAGATTATCAACTCCATCACTGCCCGAAAGCAGAGAAAAAAGTTCAGAACCCTCATGTCCCTTTGGATTATGTAA